In Planctomycetota bacterium, a single genomic region encodes these proteins:
- a CDS encoding ThiF family adenylyltransferase, with the protein MAEPLTISTRDHRFSRFELIGWWDQQRLASARVIVVGAGALGNELLKNLALLGVGQRGHGHVTIIDMDDIEHSNLSRSVLYRAEDAGRKKAEVAAERAAEIYPDMDARAVVGDVKLDLGLGAFREADVVLGGLDNREARLAINRACYRVGTPWVDGAIQVVDGIARVFVPPGACYECTMNKTDWQVLQHRRSCAGLSRKEMEGGKVPTTPTVGSIIAGVQVQEAVKLLHGIDTIAGKGWSFNGAATDAWQTEYDRKEDCLSHDPLLDVRPVGTDSTFGGLLEEATRLGAPNLELPKTLLRGFRSETGEFEPVDDLLERVSAERLSDPRTGAARHVVTLDAVSTDTTGTGPNLLGLRPADVGFPSHEIFTARTPAGAIGLELSDDTVEDELELE; encoded by the coding sequence ATGGCTGAACCCCTGACCATTTCGACGCGGGATCACCGCTTCTCCCGCTTCGAGCTCATCGGCTGGTGGGATCAGCAGCGGCTCGCGTCGGCGAGGGTGATCGTCGTCGGGGCCGGGGCGTTGGGTAACGAATTGCTGAAGAACCTCGCCCTGCTCGGCGTCGGCCAGCGCGGTCACGGCCACGTCACTATCATCGACATGGACGACATCGAGCACAGCAACCTCTCGCGCAGCGTGCTGTACCGGGCCGAGGACGCGGGACGCAAGAAGGCCGAGGTCGCGGCCGAGCGGGCGGCGGAGATTTATCCGGACATGGACGCCCGCGCCGTCGTCGGGGACGTGAAGCTCGATCTCGGGCTCGGTGCTTTTCGTGAAGCCGACGTGGTTCTGGGCGGGCTCGACAACCGCGAAGCACGCCTTGCCATCAACCGCGCCTGCTACCGCGTCGGCACGCCGTGGGTCGACGGCGCGATCCAGGTCGTCGACGGCATCGCCCGCGTCTTCGTCCCACCCGGGGCGTGCTACGAGTGCACGATGAACAAGACCGACTGGCAGGTGCTTCAGCATCGCCGGTCGTGTGCCGGGCTGTCGCGCAAGGAAATGGAAGGCGGCAAAGTGCCCACCACCCCGACCGTCGGCAGCATCATCGCGGGCGTGCAAGTACAAGAAGCCGTCAAGCTCCTGCACGGCATCGACACCATCGCCGGCAAGGGCTGGAGCTTCAACGGTGCCGCCACCGACGCCTGGCAGACCGAGTACGACCGCAAGGAAGATTGCCTCAGCCACGACCCGCTGCTCGACGTCCGGCCCGTCGGCACCGATTCGACCTTCGGCGGCCTTCTCGAAGAAGCCACCCGGCTCGGCGCTCCAAACCTGGAACTGCCCAAGACGCTCTTGCGCGGGTTTCGGTCCGAAACCGGCGAGTTCGAGCCGGTCGACGATTTATTGGAACGCGTATCGGCCGAACGGCTTTCGGACCCGCGGACCGGCGCTGCGCGACATGTGGTTACATTGGACGCCGTTTCAACCGATACGACCGGCACAGGCCCGAACTTGCTTGGGTTGCGACCTGCCGACGTTGGCTTTCCGTCGCACGAGATTTTCACCGCACGCACCCCTGCGGGCGCGATCGGGCTTGAACTCTCCGACGACACCGTCGAGGACGAACTGGAACTGGAATGA